The Paenibacillus uliginis N3/975 genome has a window encoding:
- a CDS encoding S9 family peptidase, with product MIQFPKPDVEQFFQTYVIRSFGVHADESRLVFSSSLNGKFNLWAIDMNGETSYPYPLTYNDQICSFIKLDPEGRHILTAFDRDGNENYQFHALRWNGGDPMPLFEGASPEDKHYFVHLSEDGKRLYYSTSKDNPSYMNSCVYDLETKQNKLLIEGQDTTTELAAVSPDEKSVVYSKMYANTYYLSFVSREGEEDQCLTPSPEQVHIAGDVIFLDNDTLLFATNFDSEFTYIAKYDIPNKEFKPLRHIERESVSLMRYHKDSRTVYVVTEKGVEDKLYAYSLDSGELTPIPLPSDIVEQLSVAKSGNLYLLARGAVKPHNIYRYQEGAWNMLTRNVMTGLTEEDLVSPDVITYQSFDGMEIEAMLFRAKEQQANGYTVFWPHGGPQAAERKQFRAMFQYIIAQGYNIFCPNFRGSTGYGSSFVKLVEQDWGEGPRKDCLAGMDWLFEQGISSREKLFVMGGSYGGYMTLLLAGRNPEYFRAAIDIVGVSNLFTFYNSVPEHWKPIMELWIGDPERDRERFIKDSPVTYLDNMVNPMLIIQGANDPRVVKEESDQIVEALRAKGRDVEYLVFEDEGHGITKKANEKIGYARMVEFLNRCQ from the coding sequence ATGATTCAATTTCCTAAACCGGATGTGGAGCAGTTCTTTCAAACGTATGTTATTCGTTCCTTCGGAGTCCATGCGGATGAGTCGCGTTTGGTGTTCAGCAGCAGCTTGAACGGCAAGTTTAACTTATGGGCTATCGATATGAATGGGGAGACATCATATCCTTATCCACTTACTTATAACGACCAGATTTGCAGCTTTATTAAGCTGGATCCAGAGGGACGTCATATTTTAACGGCATTTGACCGCGACGGGAATGAAAACTATCAGTTTCATGCGCTTCGCTGGAACGGCGGTGATCCTATGCCGTTGTTTGAAGGGGCCTCGCCAGAGGATAAGCACTACTTCGTTCATTTATCGGAAGATGGAAAACGGCTATATTACAGCACTTCCAAGGATAACCCTTCCTATATGAATTCATGCGTATATGACCTGGAAACGAAGCAGAATAAGCTCTTGATCGAAGGGCAGGATACGACAACCGAACTGGCTGCGGTAAGTCCTGACGAGAAAAGTGTTGTGTATAGCAAAATGTACGCCAATACATATTATTTAAGTTTTGTGAGTCGTGAAGGCGAGGAAGATCAGTGCTTGACTCCTTCACCGGAACAGGTTCATATTGCTGGGGATGTCATCTTCCTGGATAATGACACCCTGTTGTTCGCGACCAACTTTGACTCGGAATTCACTTATATTGCGAAGTATGATATTCCTAATAAAGAATTTAAGCCGCTCCGTCATATTGAGCGGGAGAGCGTCAGCCTGATGCGATATCATAAAGATTCGCGTACGGTCTATGTGGTCACTGAAAAGGGAGTCGAGGATAAGCTGTACGCTTATTCACTGGATAGTGGCGAATTGACGCCAATTCCGCTTCCATCTGATATCGTCGAGCAGCTTTCAGTGGCAAAATCGGGAAATCTGTATCTTCTGGCCCGCGGAGCGGTTAAGCCACATAACATCTACCGCTACCAAGAAGGAGCATGGAATATGCTCACCAGAAATGTCATGACCGGACTGACCGAAGAAGATTTGGTATCTCCTGATGTCATTACATACCAATCGTTTGACGGTATGGAAATTGAGGCGATGCTGTTCCGTGCCAAGGAGCAGCAAGCGAATGGTTATACGGTATTCTGGCCTCACGGCGGGCCTCAGGCGGCTGAACGGAAGCAGTTCCGCGCTATGTTCCAGTACATAATCGCACAGGGTTATAACATCTTCTGTCCGAATTTCCGCGGAAGCACCGGTTACGGAAGCTCTTTTGTGAAGCTGGTAGAGCAGGATTGGGGCGAGGGTCCGCGGAAGGATTGTCTGGCCGGCATGGACTGGTTGTTCGAGCAGGGGATATCAAGCCGTGAGAAGCTCTTCGTTATGGGCGGCAGCTATGGCGGATACATGACGCTACTGCTGGCAGGGCGTAACCCGGAATATTTCCGCGCTGCTATTGATATTGTTGGTGTCAGCAATTTGTTTACATTCTACAATTCTGTACCGGAACACTGGAAGCCAATTATGGAGCTATGGATCGGGGATCCGGAGCGGGACCGTGAACGGTTTATCAAGGATTCGCCGGTTACGTATCTGGATAACATGGTTAATCCAATGCTTATCATCCAGGGGGCTAATGATCCGCGGGTTGTAAAGGAAGAATCGGATCAGATCGTCGAAGCTCTTCGGGCCAAGGGCCGCGATGTGGAGTATCTTGTGTTCGAGGATGAAGGTCACGGAATTACGAAGAAAGCAAATGAGAAAATCGGGTATGCGCGTATGGTTGAGTTCCTTAACCGCTGTCAATAA
- a CDS encoding RNA 2'-phosphotransferase — protein MEGETMDYLKLSKGVAHALRHAPWEYELEMDSEGWVETEQLVMALRLDKQWDLLQAGDLSNMLDAADKKRYEIKDGKIRALYGHSFPQKIKKSPGTPPPVVYHGTPRHLVEQIMNDGLRPMGRQYVHLAAESDMAIMVGKRRDSEPVLLGIHAEMASKDGIIFYQGNNTVWLSDFVPSRYIYIC, from the coding sequence ATGGAAGGTGAAACAATGGATTATTTAAAGCTAAGCAAAGGGGTGGCACACGCCTTGCGTCACGCTCCCTGGGAGTATGAATTGGAGATGGATTCGGAGGGATGGGTGGAAACGGAACAGTTGGTGATGGCTTTACGGCTGGATAAACAATGGGATTTACTTCAAGCCGGAGATCTGAGCAACATGCTGGATGCTGCCGATAAAAAGCGGTATGAAATCAAGGATGGAAAGATTAGAGCCTTGTATGGTCACTCGTTTCCGCAAAAAATAAAGAAATCTCCGGGAACTCCTCCTCCTGTCGTGTATCATGGAACGCCGAGGCATCTGGTGGAACAAATTATGAATGATGGATTACGGCCCATGGGCAGACAGTATGTGCACCTCGCTGCGGAATCCGATATGGCTATCATGGTCGGTAAGAGGAGGGATTCCGAACCGGTGCTGCTGGGTATTCATGCAGAGATGGCTTCTAAGGACGGTATAATATTTTATCAAGGAAACAATACGGTATGGCTTTCTGACTTTGTTCCTTCCCGATACATTTATATATGTTAG
- a CDS encoding GapA-binding peptide SR1P: MKTLTNLVTGNADNSKDMGLIICSVCDELIDTLPTDGVKIIHSQCGRDECRGTCPKDL, from the coding sequence ATGAAAACGCTCACAAACCTGGTGACTGGGAATGCAGACAATAGCAAGGACATGGGGCTGATCATATGCTCTGTTTGCGATGAGTTGATTGACACTTTGCCGACGGATGGTGTGAAGATCATTCATAGCCAGTGCGGTAGGGATGAGTGCAGGGGGACATGTCCTAAGGATTTGTGA
- a CDS encoding hydroxyacid dehydrogenase has translation MGQLKILVTMPKNQIFYTFFNEDLIRQLEEIGEVIWNESSTTHYTKQEICEKIKDVDICVTGWGTQVLDEDVMSYANKLRMVAHTGGSVRPYVTDAVYEKGITVISGNEVFAQSVAESVIAYSLASLRDIPRFSGDLKNGIWPSAYYNKGLLDRTVGIVGYGMISKMVVQMLNPFNVKIKVFSRHIAQEELDKHQMEKADLPEIFSTCDIVSIHSGMTKENYHLITEELLRLMPEGSLLVNTARGAVIDEPALCRVLAEGKINAVLDVYEVEPLPQGHPLMGFDNAILMPHMGGPTIDRRLVVVQALITDMRRYLQGEPLKCEIDRAYAGKMSTH, from the coding sequence ATGGGACAATTGAAGATCCTCGTTACGATGCCAAAAAATCAAATCTTCTATACTTTTTTTAACGAAGATTTGATTCGGCAGTTGGAAGAAATCGGAGAAGTAATTTGGAATGAAAGCAGTACAACGCATTATACGAAGCAGGAAATTTGCGAGAAAATTAAAGATGTGGATATATGTGTGACAGGCTGGGGTACGCAGGTCCTCGATGAGGACGTGATGAGCTATGCCAATAAGCTGAGAATGGTTGCACATACCGGCGGCTCTGTAAGACCATATGTAACAGATGCCGTGTACGAAAAAGGGATCACGGTCATTAGCGGGAACGAGGTGTTCGCACAGTCGGTAGCCGAGAGTGTAATCGCCTATTCCTTGGCATCCCTACGGGATATTCCGCGGTTTTCCGGAGACCTGAAGAATGGCATTTGGCCTTCCGCCTATTATAACAAAGGATTGCTGGACAGAACGGTTGGCATTGTAGGCTATGGAATGATCTCTAAAATGGTTGTGCAAATGCTTAATCCGTTCAATGTGAAGATTAAGGTATTTTCCCGTCATATCGCTCAGGAGGAACTGGACAAGCACCAAATGGAAAAAGCCGATCTTCCGGAGATTTTCTCCACCTGTGATATCGTCTCGATTCATAGCGGTATGACCAAGGAGAACTATCATCTTATTACTGAGGAGCTCCTGCGCTTAATGCCAGAAGGGTCCCTGCTCGTCAACACGGCCCGTGGTGCTGTTATTGATGAGCCTGCGCTTTGCCGTGTGCTGGCGGAAGGTAAGATCAACGCGGTTCTTGATGTGTACGAGGTTGAGCCTCTGCCGCAAGGACATCCGCTGATGGGGTTTGATAATGCAATTTTGATGCCTCATATGGGAGGGCCGACGATAGACCGCCGTTTGGTTGTCGTTCAAGCACTTATTACGGATATGAGGCGTTACCTGCAAGGCGAACCTTTGAAATGTGAAATAGATCGGGCTTATGCCGGTAAGATGTCCACGCATTAA
- a CDS encoding GNAT family N-acetyltransferase, translating to MEIYSKGTLEDAQDIIDFADYIFSKSTAPHDFASLIPKLYGEGRMTQQYHYLVKEDGKIRAMLCVLPIHFKVADIELKVGCVGTVSVHPRARGKGYMQKLLTFALDEMKAEGYDYSLLGGQRQRYEYFGYEPAGVKLDFTLTSDNVRHKYRGLDADHITFEELTEASALLDDVFDLYQKGKVSGARNKEQFSDLLRTWNAQPYVILHNGMFAGYLSLSKDSGMIFEIELTDTDLLPSVSKSLMAYKGLPDLHFTLPAYDKDKIRRLGSVCDMYKVGYQHNYNMFKYAPVIEAYMKCKALESRLQDGRFVLQIESGETVDIQVRSGEVIVEHIDGENCDVQADAILSASEATALLFSPLSSYAGFSAEDESQPNCPQGWFPLPLFTPPQDCC from the coding sequence GTGGAAATTTACAGTAAAGGGACGCTTGAAGACGCCCAGGATATTATTGATTTTGCAGATTACATATTCAGTAAGTCGACAGCACCGCATGATTTTGCTTCACTGATTCCGAAGCTGTATGGTGAAGGTCGGATGACGCAGCAGTACCACTACCTTGTGAAGGAAGATGGTAAAATTCGCGCGATGTTATGTGTTCTGCCGATTCATTTTAAAGTTGCGGATATAGAGCTTAAGGTTGGCTGTGTAGGTACGGTATCTGTCCATCCGCGGGCAAGGGGAAAAGGATATATGCAGAAGCTGCTCACATTCGCATTGGATGAGATGAAAGCAGAAGGCTATGACTACAGTCTCTTGGGCGGACAAAGACAGCGCTATGAATACTTTGGATATGAGCCAGCAGGGGTGAAGCTAGACTTTACACTGACCAGTGATAATGTCCGGCACAAGTATAGAGGACTGGATGCGGATCATATTACTTTCGAAGAACTAACAGAGGCTTCGGCTCTGTTGGATGATGTTTTTGATTTGTATCAAAAAGGGAAAGTGAGCGGTGCGAGGAACAAAGAGCAGTTCAGTGACCTGCTGCGGACGTGGAATGCCCAGCCTTATGTTATCCTTCATAACGGTATGTTTGCAGGCTATCTCAGCCTGTCCAAGGACAGCGGCATGATCTTTGAGATCGAGCTTACCGATACAGATCTCCTGCCTTCAGTTTCCAAATCGTTGATGGCTTACAAGGGCCTGCCAGATCTGCATTTCACGCTTCCTGCCTATGATAAGGACAAAATTAGACGACTCGGCAGCGTTTGCGATATGTACAAAGTTGGATATCAGCATAATTATAACATGTTCAAATATGCACCGGTTATAGAGGCGTATATGAAGTGTAAAGCGTTAGAGAGTAGGCTCCAAGACGGAAGGTTCGTATTACAGATAGAGAGTGGGGAAACCGTAGACATTCAAGTTCGGAGCGGAGAAGTCATAGTCGAACATATTGACGGAGAGAATTGTGATGTTCAAGCGGACGCTATTCTATCGGCGAGTGAAGCAACGGCTCTGTTATTCTCGCCGCTTAGTTCGTATGCCGGATTTTCAGCTGAGGACGAGAGCCAGCCGAACTGTCCGCAAGGTTGGTTTCCGCTCCCGTTATTTACACCGCCGCAGGATTGCTGCTGA
- a CDS encoding extracellular solute-binding protein — MKKKSMLALLLSTILFGSLLSGCASPEKEAEGNNSENTPGVEAGLPDYLNPVGEYPITKEKIKIKVMGKKDPGGSDWGELEIFKRLAEKTNIELEFELSEGDSFNEQKNIALVGGEYADIILRGADKTDEETYGPQGVFLDLTNLIDQYAPNLKALMEKDPVIKASITSMDGKIYGLPYIFNTSMTQGHLGFFDSQWMKNVGIEKVPTTTDELYEMLKAFKEKDANGNGDLSDEIPFSAVGLNAFQQLLVPAFTGLTGGIGFDVNDAGEVVYVPAMKEYKDFLIYTNKLYKEGLIDPEFTTQTSQQWQAKVKGGLVGIYNASPTVLDPEAAKSEQLSLGPLTSPVNDKKVVRSPFNLYTSKAIITDKAKHPEAAMRLLDMFYATEDKAVDGFSGNTIFVGYEGEHWKYTDDTKAQYEWIDPITGFGDINKSISVNMELPGYLDFIAMPANNPLMEMKVTQVKEKQVPYYRDAYPVNARFTAKESEKGNVIENDLFTYVTLMTTKFIIGEESLDNFDSYIATLDKMGLQELLTIKTDALKRWNESLK; from the coding sequence ATGAAAAAGAAAAGCATGCTCGCATTACTACTTAGCACTATTCTGTTTGGAAGTTTATTATCAGGCTGTGCATCTCCAGAGAAAGAAGCAGAAGGGAATAATTCGGAGAATACCCCGGGAGTTGAAGCGGGGCTTCCCGATTATTTGAACCCTGTGGGGGAGTATCCCATCACCAAGGAAAAAATCAAAATTAAAGTGATGGGTAAAAAAGATCCCGGCGGCTCGGATTGGGGCGAGCTGGAGATTTTTAAAAGATTGGCGGAAAAAACGAATATTGAGCTTGAATTTGAGCTTTCAGAGGGCGACTCGTTTAATGAGCAAAAAAATATAGCTCTCGTTGGCGGTGAATATGCGGATATCATCTTGAGAGGGGCAGATAAGACAGATGAAGAAACTTATGGTCCCCAAGGTGTATTTCTTGACCTGACGAACCTGATTGACCAATATGCGCCGAATCTGAAAGCCTTGATGGAGAAGGATCCGGTCATTAAAGCTTCGATTACTTCCATGGATGGAAAAATCTACGGACTACCTTATATTTTTAATACATCAATGACACAAGGGCATCTTGGATTCTTTGACTCTCAATGGATGAAAAATGTAGGAATAGAAAAAGTTCCAACAACGACGGATGAGCTCTATGAAATGTTGAAAGCATTCAAAGAAAAGGATGCGAACGGCAATGGTGATCTGAGTGATGAAATTCCATTCTCTGCAGTCGGACTGAACGCATTTCAGCAGCTCTTGGTGCCTGCATTTACAGGGCTTACAGGAGGAATCGGCTTTGACGTTAATGATGCGGGTGAGGTCGTTTATGTTCCTGCGATGAAAGAGTATAAAGATTTCCTCATATACACGAATAAGCTGTATAAAGAAGGATTGATCGATCCTGAATTCACAACCCAGACATCTCAGCAGTGGCAAGCAAAGGTAAAAGGTGGTCTGGTTGGTATTTACAACGCTTCCCCAACAGTGCTCGATCCAGAGGCAGCTAAGTCGGAGCAACTTAGCCTAGGACCTTTGACTTCACCTGTGAATGACAAAAAAGTGGTTAGATCTCCGTTTAACTTGTACACCAGCAAAGCCATTATTACAGATAAAGCCAAGCATCCAGAAGCTGCCATGAGATTATTGGATATGTTCTACGCAACAGAAGATAAAGCTGTCGATGGTTTTTCAGGCAACACTATATTTGTCGGATATGAAGGTGAACACTGGAAATACACGGATGATACGAAAGCTCAATATGAATGGATTGATCCGATTACGGGTTTTGGAGATATTAATAAATCGATTTCCGTAAACATGGAACTGCCGGGTTACTTGGACTTCATAGCAATGCCAGCCAATAATCCGCTTATGGAAATGAAGGTTACCCAGGTAAAAGAAAAACAAGTCCCTTATTACAGAGATGCTTATCCGGTGAATGCCCGTTTTACAGCCAAAGAATCCGAGAAAGGCAACGTTATCGAGAATGATCTCTTTACTTATGTAACGTTGATGACTACCAAGTTTATTATCGGCGAAGAAAGTCTGGATAACTTCGACAGCTACATTGCTACATTGGACAAAATGGGCCTGCAGGAACTGCTAACCATCAAAACAGATGCGCTGAAAAGATGGAATGAATCATTGAAATAA
- a CDS encoding carbohydrate ABC transporter permease encodes MLVKETKSDKVFNSVNLVVLTVILLLTMYPLWFIVSASISNPDLVNSGKMLLIPKDISFSGYANIFNDTSILRGYLNTIVYTVVGTIINVTVTLLAAYSLSRKDFVGNKFFTIMFLITMFFSGGLIPTFMTVKSVGLYNSPWVMVILGATSMTNIIISRTFFQTTIPIEVQEAAQIDGCSNFRLFAQVVLPLSTAIIAVMALFSAVNHWNSYFTALIYLRDDQWQPLQIILRETLLKSQFNAELLQQGGDTAGLLQEELRAAEQIKYALIVVASLPVMALYPFVQKYFVKGVTLGSVKG; translated from the coding sequence ATGCTTGTAAAAGAAACCAAGTCCGACAAGGTGTTTAATTCGGTCAACCTTGTTGTTCTGACCGTGATTCTACTTCTGACAATGTATCCGCTCTGGTTTATTGTGAGCGCTTCCATCAGTAATCCTGATTTGGTCAACTCCGGCAAAATGCTGCTGATTCCTAAAGACATTTCCTTCAGTGGATATGCGAACATCTTCAATGATACTAGCATTTTAAGGGGATATCTGAACACGATCGTGTACACGGTGGTAGGAACGATTATAAATGTGACGGTTACGCTGCTTGCTGCGTATTCGTTATCGCGGAAAGATTTCGTAGGAAATAAATTTTTCACCATAATGTTTCTGATTACGATGTTCTTCTCCGGCGGTCTGATTCCTACCTTTATGACGGTCAAAAGTGTAGGTCTTTATAACTCACCATGGGTTATGGTGATTTTGGGGGCAACGTCGATGACCAACATTATTATTAGCCGTACTTTCTTTCAGACAACGATTCCGATTGAGGTGCAGGAAGCGGCACAGATTGATGGATGCTCCAATTTCCGATTGTTTGCTCAGGTGGTGCTGCCGTTGTCCACGGCTATTATCGCCGTTATGGCATTGTTCAGTGCCGTAAATCACTGGAACAGTTATTTCACCGCATTGATCTATTTAAGAGATGATCAATGGCAGCCACTTCAAATCATTTTGCGCGAAACGCTGTTGAAGAGTCAATTCAATGCTGAGCTGCTGCAGCAGGGCGGGGATACTGCCGGATTGCTTCAGGAAGAGCTGCGTGCAGCGGAACAGATCAAATATGCACTTATTGTTGTTGCATCCTTGCCTGTTATGGCTCTGTATCCATTTGTGCAAAAATACTTTGTTAAAGGCGTTACGCTGGGCTCTGTTAAGGGCTGA
- a CDS encoding ABC transporter permease: protein MRLAKKPKPQRAPLRTATGKNLKLLLIKRNWVLYLFILPAFLYFFIFSYVPMYGVQIAFKDFIATKGFSGSPWADPIFKHFITFFSSTRFAEIFWNTISISFYYLLVSFPAPIILALLINEVKNNKFKKLVQNITYMPYFISMVVLVGMIDLFFSNTGLVNQLTALVGMEPIHFLQKDSLFNDMYVWSGVWQTTGYGSVIYFAALAGVSPELHEAATIDGASRIQRIIHVNLPAIMPTIIIMLIISVGGIMNLSFEKVLLMQKDINMEVSEVISTYVYKLGIQKAQYSLSSAVGLFNNIINLTLLILVNRFSRKVGENSLW from the coding sequence TTGAGATTAGCAAAGAAGCCCAAACCGCAGCGCGCTCCGCTGCGAACGGCAACCGGTAAGAATCTGAAGCTGCTGCTGATCAAGCGCAACTGGGTATTATACTTATTTATACTGCCGGCATTTTTATACTTCTTCATTTTTTCCTACGTGCCCATGTACGGTGTGCAGATTGCGTTCAAAGACTTTATTGCAACAAAAGGTTTCAGTGGGAGTCCGTGGGCGGACCCGATATTTAAACACTTTATTACCTTTTTCAGTTCCACGCGATTTGCAGAGATATTCTGGAATACCATCTCCATTTCATTCTATTATTTACTGGTCAGCTTCCCGGCACCGATTATCTTGGCACTGTTGATCAACGAGGTGAAGAACAACAAATTCAAGAAGCTGGTACAGAACATTACATACATGCCATACTTCATCTCCATGGTTGTACTGGTAGGGATGATTGATCTGTTCTTCTCGAATACGGGACTTGTAAACCAGCTCACTGCTCTAGTCGGTATGGAGCCGATCCATTTTCTTCAGAAGGATAGTCTATTTAACGACATGTATGTGTGGTCAGGCGTCTGGCAGACGACAGGATATGGATCCGTCATTTACTTTGCCGCACTAGCTGGCGTATCGCCAGAGTTACACGAAGCGGCTACGATTGATGGGGCAAGCCGGATTCAACGAATCATCCATGTCAATCTGCCGGCAATCATGCCAACAATTATAATCATGCTGATTATTAGCGTTGGGGGAATCATGAACCTTAGCTTCGAGAAAGTGCTGCTTATGCAGAAGGATATTAATATGGAAGTGTCCGAGGTCATTTCGACATATGTGTACAAACTCGGTATCCAAAAGGCCCAGTATAGCTTATCCTCTGCAGTAGGATTATTCAACAATATCATAAACTTAACACTTCTCATATTAGTAAACCGCTTCTCCCGTAAGGTTGGAGAGAATTCATTATGGTAG
- a CDS encoding helix-turn-helix transcriptional regulator, with the protein MGLLLPYNKKKQKKQNSVYVIFVLSYVSILILTLSSAFVYYAKINKQITMQTELSTVTLLGQLKSDIEDDISYIKELSNAIVFNSKLEQVAKGVPSYSYAELMKDMSSKQKPRDFLFDYFVYINSTDEIITPTIKMKAQKFFDLMYQFVDLDYETFNEDYLHGYHFQEYMPIQKMNQYESNMVDVLPYIQSFPMNAQSEPLGQVIFLMDASNMFSLINQVHQVTNSNIYVLDEKDRLILSSPDVPPLNVQKLDSFDKMAESRHEILNKIVSEKNGWKYIASTPKSLYFKENLNYLMNFIAIFLIYLVAGLIVVRYLAKRSYKPLKEINELIQIHAQTSVSGKNEYENIKKTIVDQIQNDKELNEIIEKQLPIVRRDYLLHLIRGMVTNYDDVAQQLSSIGIEFTSNMYLIGSLEIDMDSPFFMDNTNLSEKNLSLARVVAENVSCELMKKHFTCYFLDLGRNQSMFLIQLRDDFESAEAVSIAREQANALIHFTYRHYHLNLNVGLSTAYSELKNIPKCFDEAKKALEHSKLRDDYETMSFEDLGNLSFDYFYSMESEHQLINLLKSGHYEQAKQFLDNIFEVNISKNIGVGAAKLLLYEVASTLMKVMNFFLVAKGEVPSTNEHVIEEMIQHSSMEVAKRRFMETIDKISVLSENKNVSKTEKLVNRIAEYINQHAGETWLDLNMLSQEFEVTPQYISNVFKKYKQENVKDYIAKLKLNIAKELLESTDLPVREIASRLGYASEAGIIRLFKKYEGMTPGDYRLDCKSKEMA; encoded by the coding sequence GTGGGGCTATTGTTACCTTACAACAAGAAAAAACAAAAAAAACAAAACAGCGTCTATGTTATTTTCGTCTTGTCATATGTCTCTATCCTAATTCTTACCCTTTCCAGCGCCTTCGTCTATTACGCCAAAATAAATAAACAAATCACGATGCAGACCGAGCTGTCGACAGTTACTTTACTTGGCCAACTCAAGTCTGATATTGAAGACGATATATCCTATATAAAAGAACTGAGCAACGCGATTGTATTTAATTCCAAACTCGAACAGGTGGCCAAAGGCGTTCCTTCCTACAGCTATGCTGAGCTGATGAAAGATATGTCCAGCAAGCAAAAGCCCCGCGATTTTCTATTTGACTATTTTGTTTACATCAACTCCACGGATGAAATCATAACGCCAACGATAAAAATGAAAGCCCAGAAATTTTTTGACCTGATGTATCAGTTTGTAGATTTGGATTATGAAACCTTTAATGAAGATTATTTGCATGGTTATCATTTTCAAGAATATATGCCTATTCAAAAAATGAATCAATACGAGAGCAATATGGTGGATGTACTTCCTTACATCCAGTCTTTTCCGATGAATGCCCAATCGGAGCCGCTAGGACAAGTTATTTTTTTAATGGATGCTAGTAATATGTTCTCATTAATTAATCAAGTACATCAGGTCACAAACTCGAACATTTATGTGCTTGACGAGAAGGACCGTCTAATTCTAAGCTCTCCGGACGTGCCACCGCTAAATGTCCAAAAGCTCGATAGCTTTGATAAAATGGCAGAGTCCCGTCATGAAATTTTAAATAAAATCGTATCCGAGAAAAATGGCTGGAAGTATATCGCTTCGACGCCAAAGAGCCTGTATTTTAAGGAAAATCTCAACTACTTGATGAACTTTATAGCGATTTTCTTAATTTATTTAGTGGCTGGTCTTATCGTTGTCCGCTACTTGGCGAAAAGAAGCTACAAACCGCTAAAGGAAATCAATGAGCTCATACAAATTCATGCTCAAACCTCGGTAAGCGGTAAAAATGAGTATGAGAATATTAAAAAAACGATTGTTGACCAGATTCAGAATGATAAGGAACTGAACGAAATTATCGAAAAACAGCTTCCGATTGTCCGGCGTGATTATTTGCTGCATCTGATCCGGGGTATGGTGACGAACTACGATGATGTAGCTCAGCAGTTATCGTCCATCGGTATCGAGTTCACTTCCAATATGTACCTGATCGGCTCATTGGAGATTGACATGGACAGTCCGTTCTTTATGGACAATACCAATTTATCCGAGAAAAATCTTTCCCTCGCACGTGTCGTAGCGGAAAACGTTAGCTGTGAACTTATGAAGAAGCATTTCACTTGTTATTTCCTGGACTTGGGGCGTAACCAATCTATGTTTCTGATCCAATTGAGGGATGACTTTGAGTCGGCTGAGGCAGTGTCCATCGCAAGAGAGCAGGCGAATGCGCTGATCCACTTCACGTACAGGCATTATCATTTGAATCTAAATGTCGGTTTGAGCACGGCATATTCAGAGCTGAAAAACATACCCAAATGCTTTGATGAGGCTAAAAAAGCCCTGGAACATAGCAAATTGCGGGATGATTACGAGACTATGAGCTTTGAGGATTTAGGAAACCTGAGCTTTGATTATTTTTATTCCATGGAAAGTGAGCATCAGCTCATCAACTTACTGAAGAGTGGTCATTATGAGCAGGCCAAACAGTTTCTGGACAATATTTTTGAAGTTAACATTTCCAAAAATATCGGAGTCGGTGCGGCAAAACTTCTTTTGTATGAAGTTGCCTCCACTTTAATGAAGGTAATGAACTTCTTCCTGGTAGCCAAAGGGGAAGTTCCATCCACCAACGAACATGTCATTGAAGAGATGATTCAGCACTCCTCTATGGAGGTCGCCAAACGCAGGTTCATGGAAACGATTGATAAAATCTCCGTGCTCTCGGAAAATAAAAACGTAAGCAAAACGGAGAAACTTGTTAACCGGATTGCCGAATACATTAATCAACATGCCGGTGAAACCTGGCTGGATCTGAATATGCTGTCCCAGGAGTTTGAAGTTACACCGCAGTATATCTCCAATGTGTTCAAGAAGTACAAGCAGGAGAACGTTAAAGATTACATAGCCAAGCTGAAGCTGAATATCGCCAAGGAATTGCTGGAATCTACGGATCTGCCGGTGCGTGAAATCGCATCCCGCTTGGGCTACGCCAGTGAAGCTGGCATTATCCGTCTGTTCAAGAAGTACGAAGGCATGACGCCTGGTGATTATCGTTTGGACTGCAAATCAAAAGAGATGGCCTAA